The Pseudomonas multiresinivorans DNA window GTTGCCGCAAGGTATAGGAAGCCACTGCACGCCTCGTTGATGCTTTTTTATACAAGATACCGCGTTGAGCCGGCTGGCGGGGGCGGCCCGTGGCGAAGATTTTCCTCGCCGGGGACCACATTTTTCATGGCCTTGGCCGCCTGCTGCGTCCCTCCGGGCGCGGGCATACTCCTCCCAAACCTGAAATGCACCCTGCAAATCCCGTACACGCGGACTGGAGTAAAGCCCATGCGCATTGCCCTGTGGCAGACCTGCGGACTTCCCGGCGACGTCGCCGGCAACCTTGACCAACTGGAGCACCAGGCCAGCGCGGCCGCCGCAGCCGGCGCACAGCTGCTGCTCTGCCCGGAACTCTGGTTGGGCGGCTACAACGTTCCGCAGCGGATGAACGTGCTGGCCGAAGCGGCGGACGGGCCATCCGCCCGGCGCATCGGCGAGCTGGCGCAGCGCTTCGGTCTGGCCATCGCCTACGGCTACGCCGAACGCCATCCGCAGGGCGGCAAGCCTTACAACTCGGTGCAGGTGATCGGCCCATCCGGCAAGGCCATCGGGCACTACCGCAAGGCGCACCTGTTCGGTGCCATGGAGCGCGAAGTGTTCAGCGCCGGCGATGTGCTGGAAGCTCCGTTCGACTACGCCGGCTGGCGTATCGGCCTGCTGATCTGCTTCGACGTCGAGTACCCCGAGGCGGTGCGCACCCACGCGCTGAACGGCGCCGGGCTGATCCTCATCCCCACCGCGCTGACGCCGGAATACGGCGCGGTTCCGGGCGTGATCGTCCCGGCGCGTGCGGTGGAGAACCAGCTGTTCGTCGCCTACTGCAACCACTGTGGCGTGGAGGATGGGCTGGCCTTCCTCGGCGGCTCCTGCATCGTTGCGCCGGACGGTGAGCGTCTGGCTGCCGCCGGGCCCGCGGAGAGTCTGCTGATCGTCGACCTGGATCCCGAACAGCGCGCTCGCCAGGCCGAGACCTTCCCCTACCTGCCCTGCCGTCGCCCTGAGCTGTACGGTGCGCTGGCCCGCTGAATACGGGCCCTGCAGCGGTGCGCAGGCGTGCACCGCGATGGCGCACCGTGCTCCGGGCTGGTGCGAGACTGCCCAGCTTTTTCATATACCCCGAAGACAAATTTAATAATTTTCCTTGGCAAGGCCTTGGGCGACCATCCAATCCACATTCCAACAACAACGATCCTCTACGGAGTGCCCTGGTGTACGAGCTCAACGATTGGCGGCAGCGTGCTGTCCGGCAGACCTTCATCGACAGCGCGCTGATCGGCGGCCGCCGCGTGGCTGCGCAGGACGGCGCGACCTTCGCGTCCATCGACCCGGCGACCAATCGCCTGCTGGCCAATGTCGCCGCCTGTGGCGCGGCCGAGATCGACGCCGCCGTGCGGGTCGCCCGCCAGGCCTTCGAAACCGGTCCCTGGGCGCGCATGGCGCCGCGTGAGCGCAAGGCTGTGCTGCAGAAGCTCGCCGAGCTGATGATGGCCAGCCGCGACGAACTGGCCCTGCTCGACACCCTGAACATGGGCAAGCCGGTGATGGACGCCTGGAACATCGACGTGCCCGGCGCCGCTGGCGTGTTCTCCTGGTACGCCGAAAGCCTCGACAAGCTCTACGACCAGGTCGCCCCGACCGCGCAGAACGCCCTGGCCACCATCACCCGCACGCCGCTGGGCGTGATCGGCGCCGTGGTGCCGTGGAACTTCCCGCTCGACATGGCCGCCTGGAAGCTGGCGCCCGCGCTGGCCGCCGGCAACTCCGTGGTGCTCAAGCCCGCCGAGCAGTCGCCGTTCTCTGCCCTGCGCCTGGCCGAGCTGGCGCTCGAAGCCGGCATCCCGGAAGGCGTGCTGAACGTCGTGCCGGGCCTGGGCGAAACCGCCGGCAAGGCGCTGGGCCTGCACCCGGATGTGGACGCCCTGGTGTTCACCGGCTCGACCCAGGTCGGCAAGTACTTCATGCAATATTCCGCGCAGTCCAACCTCAAGCAGGTCTGGCTGGAATGCGGCGGCAAGAGCCCGAACCTTGTGTTCGCCGACTGCCGCGACCTCGACCTCGCCGCTGAAAAAGCCGCCTTCGGCATCTTCTTCAACCAGGGCGAAGTCTGCTCGGCCAACTCGCGCCTGCTGGTCGAGCGCTCGATCCACGACGAGTTCGTCGAGCGCCTGATCGCCAAGGCCCGCGACTGGACGCCGGGCGACCCGCTGGACCCGGCCAGCCGCGCCGGCTCCATCGTCGACAACAAGCAGACCGCCGGCATCATGGCCTGCATCGACCGCGCCCAGAGCGACGGCGCGCAGCTCGCCTGCGGTGGCCGCCAGCTGAGCTTCAACGGCTCGGACAACTTCATCGAACCGACGATCTTTA harbors:
- a CDS encoding carbon-nitrogen hydrolase family protein, encoding MRIALWQTCGLPGDVAGNLDQLEHQASAAAAAGAQLLLCPELWLGGYNVPQRMNVLAEAADGPSARRIGELAQRFGLAIAYGYAERHPQGGKPYNSVQVIGPSGKAIGHYRKAHLFGAMEREVFSAGDVLEAPFDYAGWRIGLLICFDVEYPEAVRTHALNGAGLILIPTALTPEYGAVPGVIVPARAVENQLFVAYCNHCGVEDGLAFLGGSCIVAPDGERLAAAGPAESLLIVDLDPEQRARQAETFPYLPCRRPELYGALAR
- a CDS encoding aldehyde dehydrogenase, encoding MYELNDWRQRAVRQTFIDSALIGGRRVAAQDGATFASIDPATNRLLANVAACGAAEIDAAVRVARQAFETGPWARMAPRERKAVLQKLAELMMASRDELALLDTLNMGKPVMDAWNIDVPGAAGVFSWYAESLDKLYDQVAPTAQNALATITRTPLGVIGAVVPWNFPLDMAAWKLAPALAAGNSVVLKPAEQSPFSALRLAELALEAGIPEGVLNVVPGLGETAGKALGLHPDVDALVFTGSTQVGKYFMQYSAQSNLKQVWLECGGKSPNLVFADCRDLDLAAEKAAFGIFFNQGEVCSANSRLLVERSIHDEFVERLIAKARDWTPGDPLDPASRAGSIVDNKQTAGIMACIDRAQSDGAQLACGGRQLSFNGSDNFIEPTIFTGVRPEQSLARDEVFGPVLAVIPFDSEEEAVRMANDSIYGLAASLWSDDLHRAHRVARKLNAGTVSVNTVDALDPAIPFGGGKQSGFGRDLSLHSFDKYTQLKTTWFQLRD